In Colletotrichum higginsianum IMI 349063 chromosome 3, whole genome shotgun sequence, a genomic segment contains:
- a CDS encoding Transcription elongation factor SPT4 produces MSADNFVAPGQQRYLRACMVCSIVMTYARFRDEGCPNCEEFLHMAGSQDQIESCTSQVFEGLITLANPKRSWVAKWQRLDGYVRGVYAIKVSGQLPDEIRNTLEEEYRIHYIPRDGTETEVDA; encoded by the exons ATGTCGGCCGATAACTTCGTCGCGCCCGGCCAGCAGCGCTACCTCCGCGCCTGCATGGTCTGCTCCATCGTCATGACCTACGCC CGCTTCCGTGACGAGGGCTGCCCCAACTGCGAAGAGTTCCTGCACATGGCCGGCTCTCAGGACCAGATCGAGAGCTGCACCTCGCAGGTGTTCGAGGGGCTCATCACGCTCGCGAACCCGAAACGCTCGTGGGTCGCCAAGTGGCAGCGCCTCGACGGCTACGTCCGTGGCGTTTACGCCATCAAGGTCTCGGGCCAACTGCCCGACGAGATCCGCAAcacgctcgaggaggagtATAGGATACACTACATCCC GCGCGACGGAACGGAGACTGAAGTCGACGCTTGA
- a CDS encoding Serine/threonine-protein phosphatase, with product MSTPEERAVAFKNDGNKAFAAHDWPKAIELYTKAIELNDKEPTFYTNRAQANIKSEAYGYAISDCSKALELNPKLVKAYFRRGLAQTACIRPKDAVVDFKECLRLDPNNKDAKLKLDECKKIVRKLDFFAAIEVGDEPSAAEGLDISVINVEEDYDGVRLEEEMTQEFIDDMTERFKKGKKIHKKYVYQIILAVKKIVYDEATMVEMEIPEGTQLTVCGDTHGQYFDLMELFRLNGTPNDKHYYLFNGDFVDRGSWSTEIALLLYAYKWLRPKAFFLNRGNHETDDMNRVYGFEGECKAKYNERIFKLFSESFSALPLATLIGTKYLVLHGGLFSDDKVTLDDIRKLDRHAQRQPGQAGLMMEMLWTDPQDEPGRGPSKRGVGMQFGPDVTKKFCENNGLEAVIRSHEVRMDGYEVQHDGRCITVFSAPRYCDSTENRGAYINIGPDYELQFQQFDAVPHPDIKPMAYAQSSLMSSLM from the exons ATGTCTACGCCGGAAGAGCGGGCAGTTGCCTTCAAGAACGATGGCAACAAGGCTTTCGCTGCCCACGATTGGCCGAAGGCTATCGAGTTGTAcaccaaggccatcgagcTGAACGATAAGGAGCCGACATTCTACACCAACCGCGCTCAG GCAAATATCAAGTCTGAGGCGTACGGCTATGCTATCTCGGACTGTTCCAAGGCGCTCGAATTGAACCCGAAGCTGGTCAAG GCATACTTTCGCCGAGGCCTTGCCCAAACCGCCTGCATCAGACCCAAGGATGCCGTAGTCGACTTCAAGGAGTGTTTACGACTCGATCCGAACAACAAAGACGCTAAATTGAAGCTGGACGAATGCAAAAAGATTGTGCGCAAGTTGGACTTCTTCGCTGccatcgaggtcggcgacgagccCTCTGCAGCTGAGGGTCTCGATATCAGCGTCAtcaacgtcgaggaggacTACGATGGCGTCAGATTGGAAGAAGAGATGACCCAGGAGTTCATCGACGACATGACAGAGCGAttcaagaagggcaagaagatcCACAAGAAATACGTCTACCAGATCATCTTGGCCGTCAAGAAGATTGTTTACGACGAGGCGACGATGGTAGAGATGGAGATCCCTGAGGGCACTCAACTTACTGTCTGTGGTGACACACACG GCCAGTACTTCGATCTGATGGAGCTGTTCCGCCTCAACGGAACCCCCAATGACAAGCATTACTACCTGTTCAACGGCGACTTCGTCGATCGTGGATCATGGTCCACCGAGATCGCACTCCTGCTTTACGCCTACAAATGGCTGCGCCCCAAGGCCTTCTTTTTGAACCGCGGCAACCATGAGACCGACGACATGAATCGCGTTTACGGTTTCGAGGGCGAGTGCAAGGCGAAGTACAACGAGAG AATCTTCAAGCTGTTCTCCGAGAGCTTCTCGGCTTTGCCTCTTGCGACTCTGATCGGCACTAAGTACCTCGTGCTGCACGGAGGTCTGTTCTCTGACGACAAGGTCACTTTGGATGATATCCGTAAACTTGACAGGCATGCTCAGCGCCAACCCGGTCAGGCTGGCCTCATGATGGAGATGCTTTGGACAGATCCCCAGGACGAGCCGGGCCGTGGCCCCAGCAAGCGTGGTGTCGGCATGCAATTCGGCCCAGACGTCACCAAGAAGTTTTGTGAGAACAACGGCCTTGAAGCCGTCATCCGCAGCCACGAAGTCCGCATGGACGGTTACGAAGTGCAGCACGACGGACGATGCATTACTG TCTTCTCTGCGCCCAGATACTGCGACTCTACCGAGAACAGAGGCGCGTACATCAACATTGGCCCCGACTACGAGTTGCAGTTTCAGCAGTTTGACGCTGTTCCCCACCCGGATATCAAGCCCATG GCGTATGCTCAGAGCTCTCTCATGTCGTCTCTGATGTAG
- a CDS encoding Nuclear protein Es2 — translation MESQDRESNALVRKRTDTELMPAPPPVKRIKRPKKVIDEDTYTDALSQIIARDFFPGLLEAETQQEYLDALESKDRAWISNAGQRLQRVMTPGRQRLKRPVPFDNGGRTPSAYGVDTPVSVASTATEVPKPVVDTNMSLVNFQATYTSEDNESFYKLMDKQNQKKAEKYAWIWRGNKLPSNQMIRQAEVEAKLLETRSLTDDGWKRDRLAIKDVDDRPARPDSWNANPKNGLMFGPDSVEDDYESPAQKAQAASRMAPKSINYQNTRIPQPPIVQRPTSPTMSAVRDAIAGKTRKEDQASSAVGGGETPRVNGYAFVDDEDDEEVPLAPVINLGPGDATPNPFKLQEQRERESLHHRLVERAAQSNRESAKNGLTGKPERTPVPKFPSSPRVSGGLTPAAQRLWSKIGSPRLGSPGDPAKKATPMRARGSLLKGGSSVKR, via the coding sequence ATGGAGTCGCAAGACCGCGAGTCGAATGCGCTTGTGCGCAAACGGACCGACACCGAACTGatgccggcaccgccgcccgtgAAGAGGATCAAGCGCCCAAAAAAGGTCATAGACGAAGATACCTATACCGATGCCCTCTCGCAGATCATCGCACGAGACTTTTTCCCCGGGCTTTTGGAAGCCGAGACACAGCAAGagtacctcgacgccctcgaaTCGAAGGACAGGGCATGGATATCCAACGCTGGGCAGAGACTACAGCGCGTGATGACTCCGGGGAGGCAAAGATTAAAAAGGCCAGTGCCGTTCGATAACGGAGGACGCACACCGTCAGCATACGGCGTGGACACGCCGGTATCAGTTGCATCGACAGCGACCGAAGTGCCAAAGCCGGTTGTGGACACCAACATGAGTCTCGTCAACTTCCAGGCCACCTATACCAGCGAGGATAACGAGAGCTTTTACAAGCTCATGGACAAGCAAAACCAAAAGAAAGCCGAGAAGTACGCCTGGATATGGCGAGGAAACAAACTGCCATCAAATCAGATGATCAggcaggccgaggtcgaagcAAAGTTATTGGAGACGAGGAGTTTGACCGACGACGGATGGAAGAGGGATAGGCTGGCTATCAAGGATGTCGATGACCGACCAGCAAGACCCGACAGTTGGAATGCCAACCCGAAGAACGGCCTGATGTTCGGACCAGACAGTGTGGAGGATGATTACGAGAGCCCGGCTCAGAAGGCCCAAGCCGCATCCAGAATGGCGCCGAAATCGATCAACTACCAGAACACGAGGATACCACAGCCACCGATTGTTCAGAGACCGACATCTCCAACCATGTCAGCCGTCAGAGACGCGATTGCTGGGAAAACACGGAAAGAAGACCAGGCGTCCAGCGCCGTCGGGGGAGGAGAAACACCGAGGGTGAACGGGTATGCGTTtgtggacgacgaggacgacgaagaagttCCGCTAGCCCCCGTTATCAACTTGGGTCCGGGCGACGCCACGCCGAATCCTTTCAAGCTGCAAGAgcaaagggagagagaaagcctGCATCATCGACTGGTTGAGCGTGCAGCGCAGTCCAATAGAGAATCTGCGAAAAACGGTCTGACAGGAAAGCCAGAGAGAACGCCAGTACCCAAGTTTCCGTCCAGTCCACGGGTCTCGGGCGGCCTGACGCCCGCCGCTCAACGACTGTGGAGCAAGATTGGCAGTCCAAGACTTGGAAGTCCGGGCGATCCTGCTAAGAAGGCAACGCCCATGAGGGCAAGAGGCTCGCTCCTCAAGGGCGGGTCGTCTGTGAAAAGGTAG
- a CDS encoding Zinc finger protein rts2, which translates to MPKAEVGSTKYLSNKLKSKGLQRLRWYCQVCEKQCRDENGFKMHTQSESHVRQMLVVGDDPKKFLNEYSNQFLRDFTQLLRTGHGEKQVQINHFYQEYIANKEHVHMNATKWPSLTEFAKHLGREGICRVEENEKGIHIAWIDNSPEALKRQEALRRKEAQDRGNEEVEQMMIREQIKRAQKAAEARGEKADDDDERERRLQRADGEKISLSFGAKPAAAATTKEPSPTQSKSAAPEASTTASADTAVKQQDEHVAKQGEKQSLGGGLSLKMTAKPQTKNVFAQAKKNALSGGSKKTAIVQPKKMSEAERIMKEDMERQERKRSREGSGFGGFSFKKQKTDQR; encoded by the coding sequence ATGCCTAAAGCAGAAGTCGGCTCGACAAAGTATCTGAGCAACAAGCTCAAGAGCAAAGGCTTGCAGCGGCTACGGTGGTACTGTCAGGTGTGCGAGAAGCAGTGTCGCGACGAGAACGGCTTCAAGATGCACACGCAGTCTGAATCGCACGTGCGGCAGATGCTCGTTGTGGGCGATGACCCGAAGAAGTTCCTCAACGAGTACAGCAACCAGTTCCTCCGCGACTTCACACAGTTGCTCCGCACGGGTCACGGCGAGAAGCAGGTGCAGATCAATCACTTTTACCAAGAGTACATCGCCAACAAGGAGCATGTGCACATGAACGCGACGAAGTGGCCCAGCTTGACCGAATTTGCGAAGCACCTGGGCCGCGAGGGCATCTGCCGCGTCGAAGAGAACGAGAAGGGGATTCACATCGCGTGGATTGACAACTCTCCCGAAGCCCTGAAAAGGCAGGAGGCGCTGAGGAGGAAAGAGGCACAGGATCGGGGGAATGAAGAGGTCGAGCAGATGATGATCCGGGAGCAGATCAAGAGGGCGCAGAAGGCCGCTGAGGCGAGAGGGGAGAaggcggacgacgacgacgagagggagaggagacTGCAGAGGGCCGACGGGGAGAAGATTTCGTTGTCTTTTGGGGCTAAGcctgcggcagcggcgacgacgaaggagCCCAGTCCGACGCAGTCAAAGTCTGCCGCGCCCGAGGCTTCAACGACCGCGTCCGCAGACACAGCCGTAAAGCAGCAAGACGAGCATGTCGCAAAACAGGGCGAGAAGCAATCGCTCGGTGGCGGCTTGTCACTAAAGATGACCGCGAAGCCGCAGACTAAGAATGTCTTCGCccaggccaagaagaacgcACTATCGGGCGGCAGCAAGAAGACCGCCATCGTGCAACCCAAGAAGATgagcgaggccgagaggatCATGAAGGAGGACATGGAGAGGCAGGAGAGGAAGCGGTCGCGGGAGGGGTCCGGGTTTGGTGGTTTTTCGttcaagaagcagaagacggACCAGCGGTGA
- a CDS encoding Aspartokinase: protein MSSQSIGNTSSNGWVVQKFGGTSVGKFPDKVGPPRTGKLSLRKLTEVIRMADRYGYCPNKVVVVCSARSTGKKVEGTTSRLLGVFNKLKGIAAPTSAEEAQNELMNQANGLIDDICKDHVSAVKTFLTNPELQASLEQEIRDECQELVEYIVAARRFNLEVNSRSKDRCISFGEKLSCRFMAALLKDLGVAAEYVDLSDAFHYDATGRLDQSFYQEAAAVLRKKITACEDRVPVVTGFFGNVPGSLIDGDIGRGYTDLCAALCAVGLKADELQVWKEVDGIFTADPTKVPTARLLHSITPSEAAELTFYGSEVIHHLTMDQVIHASPPIPIRIKNVKNPRGVGTIVVPDPVLTAGHQIQRSQPSDPSLIQKPKRPTAVTIKDKISVINVHSNKRSISHGFFAKVFSILDSNQISVDLISTSEVHVSMAIHAGNSEGSSFDKARLELEDCGDVSVLHDMAILSLVGAEMKNMIGIAGRMFSTLGEHNVNLEMISQGASEINISCVIDARDATRAMNILHTNLFTFLD, encoded by the exons ATGAGCAGTCAATCGATAGGGAACACCTCCAGCAATGGCTGGGTGGTACAAAAATTCGGTGGCACCAGCGTCGGAAAGTTTCCTGACAAGGTTGGTCCCCCGCGAACCGGAAAGTTGTCACTGCGGAAGCTGActgaggttattcgcatgGCAGATCGCTACGGATATTGTCCG AACAAGGTAGTCGTCGTCTGCTCGGCGAGAAGCACGGGCAAGAAGGTCGAGGGTACCACCAGCCG GCTTCTTGGTGTTTTTAATAAGCTCAAGGGCATTGCTGCCCCTACGAGCGCCGAAGAGGCGCAAAATGAACTCATGAACCAGGCGAATGGCCTGATTGACGACATCTGCAAAGACCATGTTTCAGCAGTCAAGACTTTCCTAACCAACCCGGAACTGCAGGCATCTCTGGAGCAGGAGATTCGTGACGAGTGCCAGGAGCTGGTCGAGTACATTGTAGCGGCCAGAAGATTCAACCTCGAAGTGAACTCAAGGTCCAAGGACCGTTGCATCAGCTTTGGAGAGAAACTCAGCTGCAGATTTATGGCCGCGCTATTGAAGGACCTG GGTGTCGCAGCAGAATATGTGGACCTGAGCGACGCGTTCCACTATGATGCCACTGGTCGTTTGGATCAGAGCTTCTATCAAGAGGCCGCTGCCGTGCTGCGGAAAAAGATCACTGCCTGCGAGGACCGGGTTCCCGTGGTTACTGGCTTCTTTGGGAACGTCCCCGGCAGTCTGATCGACGGTGACATTGGCCGAGGATACACTGATCTCTGCGCGGCGCTATGCGCTGTCGGTCTCAAGGCTGATGAGCTTCAGGTGTGGAAGGAGGTCGACGGAATCTTCACCGCCGACCCGACAAAGGTCCCTACGGCACGCCTGCTGCACTCCATCACACCGTCCGAGGCTGCAGAGCTGACGTTCTACGGCTCCGAGGTCATCCACCACTTGACCATGGACCAGGTCATCCACGCCTCTCCCCCTATCCCCATCCGCATTAAGAACGTCAAGAACCCTAGAGGGGTTGGCACCATCGTCGTTCCCGATCCTGTACTCACGGCCGGCCACCAGATTCAGCGGTCGCAGCCATCGGATCCCTCATTGATCCAGAAGCCGAAGAGGCCGACGGCTGTCACGATCAAGGACAAGATCTCCGTTATTAACGTGCACTCAAACAAGCGATCAATCTCCCATGGTTTCTTCGCCAAGGTGTTCTCTATCCTCGACAGCAACCAGATCTCCGTCGACCTCATCTCCACCAGTGAGGTCCATGTGTCTATGGCTATCCATGCCGGCAACTCGGAGGGTAGCAGCTTTGACAAGGCGCGTCTTGAATTGGAGGATTGCGGCGATGTTAGCGTGCTCCACGACATGGCCATTCTGAGTCTGGTTGGCGCGGAGATGAAGAACATGATTGGTATTGCCGGACGCATGTTCTCCACGCTCGGCGAGCACAATGTCAACCTGGAAATGATTTCACAAG GCGCCAGCGAGATCAACATCTCTTGTGTCATCGACGCTCGCGATGCCACCCGCGCCATGAACATTCTGCACACGAATTTGTTCACCTTCCTCGACTAG
- a CDS encoding RFX DNA-binding domain-containing protein encodes MEQQQQSFNDTPELYSAQWVNNDQRQQRSLAPASRITPEEMMLHAAATQMQNAREYSMPPGMGASMSQSSAHMSHSMQFQQHPMPRHPLPSESFANTSFTDDSQMIDRDEDGDSLAGVMGMQKSGSARSSANNELEMRHLFNANKHRGLQDVAGELHGNERGPNSERTRQVFAMLWINSVCTKGKGSVPRGRVYANYASRCATERITVLNPASFGKLVRVLFPGLKTRRLGVRGESKYHYVNFCLVDDQPDLREPEAHIPVAISEPARPQSASAAVPATAQPVKAVQPSPAVIKRSASPAQASHGHSRSHSFYSQPNVTSADHLNSSTSKTSLQFSFPSESDEALLQSNEPLVLPRMEPFLPSGTDSDAAKSLSALYRSHCTSLVECVRYCKEKTFFHLYTSFQGTLTMPVQKLLGHPSLAPWIEECDFILYQRMLRIISGLTLQVVPKPVLDTLRNISERLVPHIQEAFQGQPHHVVRAKEAPATMFAALLDRALRVNLTAHAAANMLSNPANRDQMYLDWITMVRVRKVAECVPTRGMDDLVNLLVSELRDLLSPMNVPWEVECLTVYGDIVLRNGRQVGVESAGEHNGQNVLERWVGFLKSLPTRFPYASHTEIVYSVQRVGTAVMRDLTMAQGKSFGSWWVTKCWIDEMTSFLAEQGGFLQMKTSGASAAIANAQPTTQEASRQGSRYSTGSEEFNFSSLPQAQPDKAPFPPSTSQSQVDSAGMTAGSNPDDSGIGIRTPEEDFPMDKYTFSHSEVNQALLANAELQQ; translated from the coding sequence ATggaacaacaacagcagtCTTTTAACGACACGCCTGAGCTGTACTCGGCACAATGGGTCAACAACGACCAAAGGCAGCAGAGGAGCCTCGCACCCGCGTCAAGGATAACGCCCGAAGAAATGATGCTGCATGCTGCTGCAACCCAGATGCAGAACGCCCGCGAATATTCGATGCCTCCTGGGATGGGTGCCTCAATGAGCCAGTCGAGCGCCCACATGAGCCATTCCATGCAGTTCCAACAACACCCTATGCCGAGGCATCCTTTGCCGTCCGAGAGCTTCGCCAACACTAGCTTCACTGATGACAGCCAGATGATAGAtcgcgacgaagacggcgattCCTTGGCGGGGGTGATGGGCATGCAAAAATCAGGCTCGGCCAGGTCTAGTGCCAACAATGAGCTGGAGATGCGTCATCTCTTCAACGCAAATAAGCACCGCGGCTTGCAGGATGTCGCTGGCGAGTTGCACGGCAACGAACGAGGACCCAACTCGGAACGTACGCGACAAGTCTTCGCCATGCTCTGGATCAACTCAGTGTGCACCAAGGGCAAGGGATCTGTCCCGCGAGGCCGTGTATATGCCAACTACGCGTCCCGGTGTGCCACCGAGAGGATTACCGTTCTGAACCCGGCCAGCTTCGGTAAACTTGTCCGAGTACTTTTCCCGGGGCTTAAGACTAGGCGACTTGGCGTTAGAGGAGAGTCCAAGTACCACTATGTCAACTTTTGCCTCGTTGACGACCAACCCGACCTCCGCGAGCCCGAAGCTCATATCCCCGTGGCCATATCCGAACCTGCCCGCCCCCAAAGCGCCAGTGCGGCCGTCCCCGCCACAGCCCAGCCTGTGAAGGCTGTACAACCGTCTCCTGCTGTCATCAAACGGTCGGCGAGCCCAGCTCAAGCTTCGCATGGCCACTCAAGGTCGCATAGCTTCTACAGTCAACCGAATGTGACCAGTGCGGATCATCTAAACTCATCTACCTCGAAGACGTCGCTTCAGTTCTCATTCCCCTCGGAATCAGATGAGGCTCTCCTCCAATCTAACGAACCTCTCGTGCTGCCTCGAATGGAGCCTTTCTTGCCCAGCGGGACTGACTCGGATGCCGCCAAGAGCCTGTCTGCGCTGTATAGGTCACATTGCACTTCTCTCGTTGAATGCGTCCGCTACTGCAAGGAGAAAACTTTCTTCCACCTCTACACGTCCTTCCAAGGCACATTGACTATGCCGGTCCAGAAGCTACTTGGCCACCCCAGTCTTGCCCCCTGGATCGAGGAGTGCGACTTTATCCTCTACCAACGTATGCTTAGGATCATTTCTGGACTCACACTCCAGGTCGTGCCCAAGCCGGTACTGGATACGCTACGCAACATCTCGGAGCGACTCGTGCCCCACATTCAAGAGGCTTTCCAGGGGCAGCCGCACCACGTTGTTCGGGCCAAGGAGGCGCCGGCAACCATGTTCGCGGCTTTGCTGGATCGAGCTCTTAGAGTGAACCTTACAGCCCACGCGGCGGCCAACATGCTGTCGAACCCGGCCAACCGCGACCAGATGTACCTCGACTGGATTACCATGGTGCGCGTGCGCAAGGTAGCCGAGTGCGTGCCTACTCGAGGCATGGACGACCTCGTTAACTTGCTTGTCTCTGAACTCCGAGATCTACTCAGCCCCATGAACGTACCTTGGGAAGTGGAGTGCTTGACTGTTTACGGCGACATTGTCCTGAGAAACGGCCGCCAAGTGGGCGTTGAGAGCGCGGGAGAACACAACGGACAGAATGTACTGGAACGCTGGGTTGGCTTCCTCAAGTCTTTACCGACCCGTTTCCCTTATGCGTCCCACACGGAGATTGTATACTCCGTTCAAAGAGTCGGCACGGCGGTGATGCGGGACCTGaccatggcccagggcaAGAGTTTCGGCTCCTGGTGGGTCACGAAATGCTGGATCGACGAGATGACCagcttcctcgccgagcagGGGGGGTTTCTTCAAATGAAGACCTCAGGCGCATCTGCAGCTATCGCCAACGCTCAGCCGACCACTCAGGAGGCGAGCCGACAAGGGTCTCGGTATAGCACCGGCAGCGAGGAGTTCAACTTCTCCAGCCTCCCCCAAGCACAGCCTGACAAGGCGCCGTTCCCACCATCTACGAGCCAAAGCCAGGTCGATTCTGCGGGGATGACGGCAGGAAGCAACCCGGACGACAGCGGGATCGGTATCCGAACGCCAGAGGAGGACTTCCCAATGGACAAATACACCTTCTCGCACTCGGAGGTCAACCAAGCGCtgctcgccaacgccgaaTTGCAACAATGA